The sequence GAGGTATGACATAAGCGAGTCTTTAGAGGTCTTCGTCGCCTGCTTGACGTATTCTATTGTGTCGCCTTTGGTAAGTTTTATGAAGCTGTCTTTTCTGTCGATGACCTCGACGGTGATGCCACGTTTCAGCGCCTCGCGGATCAGTGCCTGTGTCGAAACTTCTAGGTCTTCATAACCTTTTAGGATAAGGTCGTCGTGCATCTCTAGCTCCTTTTTCTTTTGTAATGACTTTTGTGCTAGCTTCGAAAGCTTTAGTGATAGCCGTGGCAGTAGCGGTTTTTCTTTAAGGTCTTCCATATGACGTTCTGCATACGAAAGAGCGGTATCGGTGAAGCTACCACTATCTTTTATTTCTTCTAGTATACGCGCCGATGGCGTCAAAGAAGGGTTGAGGATCTTTGCTTTCTGTTTTTTTATTACCTTACAATAGCGTCCGTCGCTGTAATTTTTGTCCATCAAAGCAGCGATGGCTTCCATGTCGTCAAGGATATCACAGCCCCATTTTTCTACGGAGAGGGTATCTTTGCCTCGGTGTAATCTAAGGGTAATGTCACGGCCACGAACTGCAACGTTGTCTTGGTTGCTGACGATGGTTTTTTGCTCGCAACATGATATAGGAGGGCTTTCCTTGAAAAGGCAGTATACCATAAAGATATGAAGGAAACGTAGGTGCTCGATGTCGATGCCTTCGGCGACGAAAGGCGAGATGTCGGGGTTTCTGACTTCGACGTATGCTATTCCACGATTTTTTAGTGCTTCTGATGCGCTTTCGCCACCAGTAAGATGAGGTTTAGGGCGTATGCGAGAATAATGCTCGGCCTCGCTCTGTAAAATATAATCGTTGAGTTGCCGACGACCGCTTTCATCGTATAGACCGATGTCTTTGAAGTCTTGGTGCGAGGTAGTAAGTGCATCGTTAATGTCGCGAAGATATCCGCTAAGGTCGTCGAAGGATATCGCTTTCTGTGCCTGCACCTTGCTGTAGTACCCATATCTGCTCATACGTAGCGATGTGGCATGCTCTCCATAATAAGTGCCGCCAAGGCGCTGCAATGACGAAGGCGTGGTATCGAAGAAAGAGGCGTCTGTAGCAGGAGTAGCGCCGAAAAGATATGTCGAAAGCCACCCTTCACGGAGAAAGTTGCGTATAAGGGCAAGGTACGACGCCGAAATAAATCCCGTTCTGTCTAGACCTTTACCATAAGAAGTATGGAGAAAACCCCAGAAATCGTCGGAGAAAGAGAAGTTATAGTGTATTCCCGATAATGTCTGCATCTTACGGCCATAGCGATACCCAAGACCTCGACGATATACCTCCTTTTTTTCGCCGAGACGCGACACACCATAACGCGCTATAGGGATATCATCATCAGAAGGTAACAAGCCCGGGGCGCTAGAAGGCCAAAGATGCTCGTCATCGAGATTATTAGCGACATAACGCTCGATATCATGCAAAAATGATAAGGCGCGACGCTCACTACGAAATGGTGGTGTTATAAGCTCTAGCTGCGCCTCAGAGAAATCAGTGCTGATATAAGGATGGCACAGCGGAGAGCCAAAAATAGCAGGATGGGGCTTCAGAGAAAGATTGCCACCATAATCGACACGTAAACACTCTCGCTCTAAACCATGCAAAGAACCCCGGAGAAAACGGAAGCCGTCGTCAGCGAAAACATCTAAAATAGTCTTTTTTGGCCAAGGCATATAGCTAATTACTTTTATCTGGTTTTTTGGTATGCTGATATGCTTAACATAATAAACAAACAACACAATTTTTTGGAACCTTATCGTAAATATAGCACATACATAAAAGAGATCTTCGGATTTCCAGTATACAAAGTCGCTGTAGATGGCGGGTTCTCATGCCCAAACAGAGACGGCACAAAAGGAACAGGAGGATGCGCGTTCTGCGATGAAACAGGAGCGTCGTCACGGACACGACAGTGTGGCGATACCATCGGAGACCAATTGCGACGTAATATCATTGCAAGGCAGTCAAGAGGACAAGGTCATAAGTTTATAGCATACTTACAGTCTTATACAAATACATACGCGACATGCGACATACTAAAAGATCGTTACGACCAGGCACTCTCCGCCCACGAAGATATTATCGGATTATCAG comes from Waddliaceae bacterium and encodes:
- the gshA gene encoding glutamate--cysteine ligase, with product MPWPKKTILDVFADDGFRFLRGSLHGLERECLRVDYGGNLSLKPHPAIFGSPLCHPYISTDFSEAQLELITPPFRSERRALSFLHDIERYVANNLDDEHLWPSSAPGLLPSDDDIPIARYGVSRLGEKKEVYRRGLGYRYGRKMQTLSGIHYNFSFSDDFWGFLHTSYGKGLDRTGFISASYLALIRNFLREGWLSTYLFGATPATDASFFDTTPSSLQRLGGTYYGEHATSLRMSRYGYYSKVQAQKAISFDDLSGYLRDINDALTTSHQDFKDIGLYDESGRRQLNDYILQSEAEHYSRIRPKPHLTGGESASEALKNRGIAYVEVRNPDISPFVAEGIDIEHLRFLHIFMVYCLFKESPPISCCEQKTIVSNQDNVAVRGRDITLRLHRGKDTLSVEKWGCDILDDMEAIAALMDKNYSDGRYCKVIKKQKAKILNPSLTPSARILEEIKDSGSFTDTALSYAERHMEDLKEKPLLPRLSLKLSKLAQKSLQKKKELEMHDDLILKGYEDLEVSTQALIREALKRGITVEVIDRKDSFIKLTKGDTIEYVKQATKTSKDSLMSYLLMESKAMTKHVLEENGINTPAGAVYHSPKDAIEDYDRFSSIKVAIKPNFTNYGIGISFCSHNDPKLYEKAVLLAFKHSDEILVEEFIEGDEYRFLVIDGNVSAICKRIPANVVGDGIHTIKQLIRTKNKDKIYPIRTEKTFLAKQDLTVDDIPKKGSQTFLRSNSNVSTGGDSIDTTDDIPIHYKDIAITAAHSVDATFCGVDMIIANPSQPPSKNNHSIIELNFNPALLIHRYPTFGKKQYVEKDVLNTLGF